Proteins encoded together in one Bradyrhizobium sp. PSBB068 window:
- a CDS encoding GlsB/YeaQ/YmgE family stress response membrane protein has product MGIIWTIIIGFIAGLIAKFIMPGPNEPSGFIMTTILGIVGAVVANYLGQALGWYGPGQGAGLIGSVVGAIIVLFFWGMISSRRAY; this is encoded by the coding sequence ATGGGTATCATCTGGACCATCATCATCGGCTTCATTGCCGGCTTGATCGCCAAATTCATCATGCCGGGTCCCAACGAGCCGAGCGGCTTCATCATGACCACGATCCTCGGCATCGTCGGCGCGGTGGTCGCAAACTATCTGGGTCAGGCGCTCGGCTGGTACGGCCCCGGCCAGGGAGCAGGTCTGATCGGCTCGGTCGTCGGCGCTATCATCGTCCTGTTCTTTTGGGGCATGATCTCGAGCCGCCGCGCCTATTGA